The genomic DNA AAGCATTAACATATGACAAATACTATTTAATTATGAAGTGACAAAAATTATATACTAACATAATTTATTATTGTCTGCGAATTCAACATTGCAAAAATAGCTCAATCACTCGTGTTCATAtgcataaataaataaattgttcATTCATGagataataatataaatatatcattaataataaataatttcaATTACCTCAATCTAAAGTATGGACAAGCATTGCATAAGTTATAAACCTAGTTTAATTTAAATCTTGTTACAGTAGATTTGATCTGAGTCATCAcaatagaaaaaaaataaataaaaggtaACCAAAGTAATATGAAGAAATAGGAAATCGGAAATATGTATGTATGAGCTTCTCTAACTGGGCCCGGGTGGAAAAGTAATCCACGTGTAACAGCCAATCAGCTCCCGCCACAAGACAGCATTTCACAATATATACACTATTGATATATGATGGGGGTTAATCGGTAATATTAAATATGTAAATATAGAAAGGTGAAAATTGGCAATTTTATTTTATAACGGGGTAAAATAAAGGGGGGTAAGTAAAAGGTAAAAAAGAGGAGGAGGAAGTGAGGCGAGGCCTGGCCTGCTACAAACAAGTCTCCCCTTCGTCTTCACAGAGGCCCATactaaaacacacacacacacacactggcCTTTAATGGAGGACTCTTCTCTACGTTACGCATTTGGCAATGTCTTGTGTTTCTTCATTCTCCTTCTCATCGGCCTTCTCGCTTTCTCCATCCGTCTTTTCTCGGTATCCTCTCTCTCTAGATCCGATCCGCTTCAATTGATTTTAATATGATTGATTACTCTGTGTTTACAGGTCATTAAATACGAGAGTGTTATTCACGAGTTTGATCCTTATTTCAATTACAGAGTCACTCAGGTATCCCGCTCCTTTCAACaattatatatttgttaattccaCCTATCCACTCTTTTAATTGTTGCCTCATTTCAGTTTTTCCAGATCAACATTTTTCAGCTTGTGGCTAACCCATATTTACGAAATTATAATTATTCGTTATAATATCATCTTATATACTTATTCAAATATCCTTTTTTAGATTGATTATTTGAAATGCAAAAAAAAACATATTCATGTCAATTTAGGCTTAATATCATTTGTGGATAAATTAAGAAATAATTGAAGGTGAACATTTTCCCAATATACTAAACACGTAAGGTGTGAATTAAGCTTTGGTTAGCCATACGAGAGAATTGAATAAATGATATGTATACAATGATAATATTTAAGTAGCGTAATTTATTCAATGTGCAAGGTCAAGTTCCAATACAAAAAAAGaagttaaaatagatatatattcCCCTTTAATTCTATATATGCATGTTCGAATTCCAACTGATCTTAGCGTCAAGGCACTGCAGTGATATGTTTTAATAGAAATTAACTCTAAATATTATATCATGCCATTAAGGTTTCTTTTTAAAAAGTTACTAGGAAGCTTATTGGCCCATAATTATTTTACTACAAAGTGTTTTTGTATTCTCTCGGTATTTGTTTTGGTCAAAAATTTAATTTACATGGTTTTTGGTATACTGGATAGGTGTTCACCCTCATTCGCTATTCTCCATAAATAATAATTGTCTATGCACATATCGGCATATGAATGGTTTTTTTTGTCAAACTATTAATCCAAGAATGGATCGTCAAATCAGGATACATGATAAAGTTTTTTTGGAAAATTGTCTGCAGACAGTTTCCTAAATTTCGCGTAGCAACGACTTCATAAATGTTGATTTTTAGTTTGTAGTGTGGCAACAATTGCGATAGTTCGTATTTAAATCGTTCTTGGTTCCAACATGTCGCTGAAAGAAAGATTAGTTAACTCACGATACTAGCTTTAAGTAGTTCTACTTAAAGGTGCTGAGCTGTTGAGATAATATTTTAGTAACGCTGATACTAGATTTCAGGCTTCAGTTACATTTATAAACCAAATTCAAGATGCAACATATTTTAAACTGTAGGAGAAGTTGATTAAGTTCTGAATATGAGGACTATGAAAAATATCTGATAAATGATTCCTTTTGTCTGATTTACCTTTTTCAAGTGATGAATATATATTAGACATTATAAATGCATGTATTTTTATAGTTATAAGAATGTTTGCTGATTTCAGTTTCTCACAAAGAACGGAATATATGACTTCTGGAACTGGTTTGATGATCGGACCTGGTAACTGTttttattagtttttgaagaaagtTCGTATATAGATTATTCTCCTGGTTAAATTATCACTGGCTGAGATTGTACCCGTTTTTTGTCTTAAAGGTATCCTCTAGGTCGTGTAATTGGTGGAACTGTTTACCCTGGATTAACATTAACAGCTGGAACTCTATGGTGGTGTGTATTTGTAATCAATGCTATTATTCATGTGCTTAATACGAGTCAGTAATAGTAGCTATCCTCTTACTCCTTTGAAGCTAATAATTTTAAGTCCTTGGGTTTCCAGGATATTAAATTCTTTGAATATTCCATTATCTGTGGAGACTGTTTGTGTCTTCACTGCTCCCATATTCTCTGCTTTTGCTGCCTGGGCAACCTACTATTTGACAAAGGTTTGTTTTCTGATTAGATATATTTGTTTTCTAGACTGTACGTAGTACCTACATTCATTGGCTGGATTATAAATTTATTTGACTGAGATCCACACTTTATGTCATAACCTCTGTCCAGGAGGTCAAGGGCACAGGCGCAGGACTCGCCGCAGCAGCTCTATTGGCCATGGTAAATCTCCCTTCAAAAGAAGAATgttttttcaatttatttttctgTTTTCAGACTATTTTTGTTTAACTATTTTTGTTTAAACTTTAGTTAAAGAAAATTATGTTGTTGACAAGGCACATATATGCATTCTGCTTTTCTATCAAAAGTTTTTACAGTGATTAATAGAAAAGGCAATAGAAAATTGACATTGGTCTTGTACTGGTTTCGCAGAAAAAGCCCATGctatatttttctttttcattGTGAATTGATAAAGTGCAAATTGGGCAACATTGCAGGATCGCATCTAGAAATTTTTCAATAACAATTATTGTTCCTGCCTACTGCTATCCAATAATATTGAATCATCTTTATTTGTATATATTAATTGTACTTGGATTATATCCCTAGGGTTTGGTTGTGCTTTGTGAATTGTCATCTACTTGTATGGAATCAGAACACCCTTTCAAATCTTATAGTTTGGTTGTCCAGTTACTTGAAGAAATATATGTTCTACTATGTTTTCAGTTTTCACATATTCGAAAGTCTATGGTAATAGTACTATTGAATATTATCATTTATGCACATTAATCTGTATAATTGATTCTATGCAGGTTCCATCGTATATATCTCGATCTGTTGCTGGAAGCTATGACAATGAAGCTGTAGCTATATTTGCCCTTATCTTCACTTTCTATCTTTATGTAAAGGTTGGCTTCATGTAAAGTTTTTCTTATCATCCTCTATAATTAAATTTATCATGTCTGATGGTTAAATCATTCCTATATTTCTGTCAAAGGTTATTTCCGGTTTGAACCTCTCTTATTATTTGTACTACTACTCTGACATGATAACTTTTCCTTCATTGTTTGCAGACCTTGAATACGGGATCACTTTTCTATGCAACTTTAAATGCAATAGCTTACTTCTACATGGTGAGCTTTATCTTCTAATATTGTAGGTGCTGCTTAAACCTGTGCTCGCACTTGTTTTTTGACTTCTACTATATCTTTAGAAATGTAACTTGCATCACTTTTCACTTTATACTTCCAGGTCTGTTCTTGGGGAGGATACACCTTCATTATTAACCTGATTCCAATGCATGCGCTTCTTTGCATCGTGACGGGTCGTTATTCTTCTCAGCTATACATAGCATATTGTCCACTTGTAAGTAGTGCTTCTGTGAAATCTGAACCATATCTAAGATGTATTTGTACATCAAATGTTGCTAGTAGTTTAGAATAATGGATCAGCAAAATAGGTTAATAAGTCTTTTGACTCATCTCTAACTTAAGAATTATTAGATTACTTGGAGTGAGCTAAGGAAATTAATGGATGATTGAACATGATACGTAACGTGCCTGCATAAAATAAAGACAAGATGAAAGAAGAGAGGAGAGGACCATGTGACTGTCCAAAAGTCTATACAGTTAGAAATATTTTGCTTTGATTAAGATTGACCGTGCTTTCCCTTTTCTTTGGGACAATATGAACGTGTAAATCTGTACGGAAGCCTAGCTCATGATCTGCAGGAGGTACCATTTGATGTCCTATTTACAAACAGCTTTTATTTTTCTGTTCCAGTCACTTGTTGCGGTCATtcctaaatatatattttttaattatgcTTGAGTCTGAAGACATCTGCACTGCAAATAAATGTGTAGCTTTTACTTTGCGGTCTTTAGTGATTCTATTCTTATCATTCGTTGTCTTTTTATGTAAgcattttcaattttttaaaattaaaatcgTCGAAGACGACTAAAATTTTCTGTTGGACTTTCTTAAGTTCCGATTTACACTCATTGTAACTTGTGTTATTGTTCTATGTACAGGTTGTTTTAGGAACATTGCTAGCTGCATTGGTTCCTGTTGTTGGTTTCAATGCTGTCCTGACGTCAGAGCATTTTGCATCATTTTTGGTGAGAAACATATTTCTCAATTATGTACACTAAATTATCATTGATTAAACGTGTTACCCATTGATCACGTAAAAGTGTACATGCAACTAAATTATATTTCTGAGAAAAAAATCCCATAAAGTGTATCAGCTACACATAAATATCTATCTATCCCTTACAACTAATTTATGGTCTTTTGTCAAACATAAAATTgtattttatcattaaaatgattttttaatctttttaaCAAGAATAAGAAAGAGATTGTGTTATGCAAAAGTTTTCTTTTTTGGAATTATGTTTTACAAAATAAGTTAAGTGTTCAGTTGTAGAATGTACAAAAAGAAAATGTGCTACataagagcaagtccaatgcaaTTCTATAAGTGGTGTCATTTCTATAATTTGAAACCAAATGTCAAAAATTTCAACTCCAAAGGAGTTCTATACTTGGATGCAAATATGCATATATGCATTTTTGGTTCTAAATTTGAAACCAAGGATGCATTTATGCATCTAGCCACATCATCAAACTACTACAAATGAGATGAATGTTGTTGTGTTTTAAATGAAACTTAGGGGAAAGTAACAAAATTTAGGTAAATTAGGAAATATTTGGTTTCAAAATACATCTAGCATTGGAGTTGGAGTTGAAGTTTTATTTTAGCATCAAAAGACACATTTTGGTGCCAAATTATAGCAATAGCTATATCTATTTTGCATCttgcattggacttgctctaagaACAAAACACATTTTTTGCTGCAGCAGAACAAATAACTATGAGCTGCTGATTAAACACACATGTAAGGGTATTATTCGTTTTCAGTTCTAATTTGAAGTTTGAACCTGACCTTATATCTCAGTACAAATCATAGATTATTTCTTGGAAACCAGCCAATTATATTACAAAATGATTGACTTTAACGTGGATAGTTTTTGAGGGCTATAAACTATAATAAAGTAGGGTACTTTATCAAAATCTTAGTTTGTATATATGATTTGTTTGTTGTCATATAAGCAAAcgatttttgatttttttgtctTCTATATTACCTTTTAGGTCCCAGTTAAAAATCATCAGTTAATAATAGCAATATTAACGAACAGATTGCTCAAAAGTCAAAATGAAGCTTTTGAATTATTgcgtaatttttttaaaatatagtttTAGAAGCTCAAAACGAAGCTTTTTCCAATCCCCGTGTATTGTTTGATTATTAATATTCCTTGTATTCTACTACGGTTTCTTAGTTTGGCTGTTCGGTTGTTTTACTTTTTGACATTACTGTCAATCTTACAGGttggtttttttttttttaacatAATCAATAACCACGCATCTTTCTGCAAAATTTTATATgcaggtttttattattatccATGTGGTGGCACTAGCATATTATATCAAAGGAATTCTCTCCCCAAAGATGTTCAAAGTTGCAGTTACCCTTGTTGTATCAGTTGGGCTGTAAGTTTCTTTTGCCTCAAGTTGTAATTTTTAGCAACATTAAAAGGTGATAAATAACAGATGATTGCAAAGTAAAGATGGGTTAATGACCAAGAGTTCTTGACGTTACTGGATTTATATTAGTGTAATATAAAGTTATAAACCAAATATAAATGTACCTCTACTGTCCAGAGGGTGCAAGTTGTGGATGGTTCCTTGTGTCTGCACTTATAGACATATCTGACACAATACAAGAAGCCTTGTAACTGATTTTTATCTATCCCTGATAATTTTCCAGGGTTGTTTGTTGTGCTGTGGTAGCTGTACTTGTTGCCCTGGTAGCTTCCAGTCCTACAAAAGGATGGAGTGGACGAAGTTTAAGCTTGCTTGATCCGTAAGCTTCATATTCTTGACTCATTTCAGTAAATTTTCTATAGTACCCATGTGATGAGGTACTAAATTCATTTACTGACTTTTCCAACTCCTTAAATGTTTTTGGATTGTTGGTCATCTAATATTGTATTAGAGCTTAGGTATACCGAGTGGTCTGAATTCCCGTTACCCCGGTATTTGTAATTCTGATTCGAATATTAAGGTTATGTTTGTGGGCTTTTAAATCCCAAAAATGGGCTCCTAACATATTTGGAATTTTGAGTGAGGTGGAGTATTAAATGATATAAATCCATTAAGCAGTTCGAGCTTTCACCAACACCTTGAGCTTTTGGGGAAGTTGAACATGTAGCAACTCATGTGTTATCCATGTAAAACTTTTAGAATTGATTTCGAGTAATCTGCTACCATAAAGTACCCCGTCAGGATAGAGTTGCTTAGCCTTTTCCTGGCTTACATTTGGTTAAGTTATACTTTTATCTGTTTTAATAAAATTATCTTATTATATCTAGCTAGATGATATCATAACCAGTTATAAATTCCTCGAATCAGTGCCATAGGAGTTTTTTTTGGTAATTATATGCAGTGCTTGTACAGACTCATCTGATATGTCATGATCTGGTCAAGGTCGCATTTTTTCTTAAATGTTGGAGTGGGAACAGCGGGCACTATTTTTCTGACTATTTATTTCTTACTTATGGTCACATAAGCAAAGTCCCTCGTGAAAGTGACAGTGCCTATAAGATCGCTTTCACACTCGTATCTGTAACTTGTGTATGGACATTTATCAAGTACTTTGCTGCTTATAATTCTACATGATTTTCTCAATTTGAAGATAAGCTTTAGTTTAGGCATTGGCTTTCAGTGCCCTAATATAATCTCTacttaaatataatataatataatatgtaaattttgatattCAATACCCGTTTTGTTTAAGTTCCGGGCTTGTTTTATTTTTTACATGTTGGACCACCATTAAAATTTTTGCTTTCAGTTTTTCCAGAACTATATACACTGACATTCCTCCCCTCCATTTTTATCATTTGAGTTGTGTAGAACTTATGCAAGCAAGTACATACCAATCATTGCCAGTGTTAGTGAACATCAGCCACCTACTTGGCCTTCTTACTTTATGGACATTAATGTTCTAGCATTCTTGGTTCCAGCAGGCATTGTCGTAAGTTCTCATAATTGATTAATATTACTTGAGAATGTCAATGTGCCATATTAAATTAGgaaattttgttccatatttctCATATTAATTTTAATACTGGTTTCAATACTTTCCAGGCATGCTTTTTGCCGCTATCTGATGCAAGCTCTTTTGTGATCCTCTACATTGTGACATCAGTGTATTTCTCTGGTGTTATGGTAAGCACATAATAGCGACAGGCAACaaccatatatacatatatataatttttaactAGTTTACTAAATTTAACTCTTTGTTTGTCACAATTACAGGTGCGATTAATGCTTGTACTTGCTCCCGCAGCATGTATAATGTCTGGAATTGCTCTTTCTGAAGCTTTCACTGTTTTTACGCGTTCGATCAAATTTCAGTTTCCCGGTATATCACAGAGTCACCAGATTGATGTAAGTAATATACTTAATATATATTAACTAATGATTCAATATGAGCAAATTGCTCAATAAGGTGGTGGAGTAACATTCCTTGTATACCATGGACAATCAAGGCAGGAGATACTAGTTCAGAACCGTCTGGTGATGTTATCCAAAATGTTGTAAAAACTGATAAAATTGACGAGCCAGTAAAGGAATGGCCTTCAAGGAGGAACAAAAAGAAGGAGAAGGAGAATGTGGAAAAAACTTCTAAGCCTTCTATTAAGTCAAAGATTGAGAAGAGGCTTATGGTTTTACCTCTGGAGACATCTATAATTTCTCTTTGTTTGCTGGTGTTGCTGGGTGCTTTCTATGTTGTATGTATTCTGCTTCCTCAAATATCTGGAATATTTACTACTTCTTGGCAACACTCTCTAAAATATATCTTTACCATTTTTTTGCTGCATTTGTAGTTTTTTGATACATCTGTCACTTACCAAGAAACTAACAGTTTTCTTTAAatacttcattactttctctATATAAGATACTTACAACTTTTTAGCTGCTTCTTATGAATTTTTCCGTGCAATTAGAGATAAAGAATGGAAGAATTTTAATATACCAACATAAGAGAATTAGTAATTACAGGTGTTTCCTAAGTTACCCGGACCCTTCAATTTTGCCCTCATACCCGTGTCCATCGGACATGACATGGGTGTGGGTATGGGATCTGAGTCGGGTCCCTCAGATGGAAACCGGACACTTTGACCTTATTAAATATAGTTCAATATGATTTACAAGGTCTCACAACAACTTAATCCTCTTAATTCATTCTAGGGAGGGATGTCAATGGATTACTATTTTCATGTTATCCTTTTGATTTATGTTATAAATATGACATAAACAATTATGTATATGTTTACTTTATGGGGTAAAAGACACGAATTTACAAATGTAATGTATAAAAACTAGGTATAAATTCACTTATGTGAAGGTTATATGCCGAATCCCCGCACCCGTGTCCAATTTTGAATCCATATCCAAGGATCCTAATTTTTTAAAAACTAAGAGTCTGACACTTGGATCCACACCCGTATCCGACACCCGAATCCGAGTCCGGGTAACTTAGGGTGTTTCAGTTCTATCAAATACTAAGCAACACGTTCAGCTAACAGCCTAACAACAGTGCTAGTAAGGAGAACAATTTCTTGGTGAAAAACATTATTTTCTTACGTTTTTACATGCTTTTCTAAGTATTAGGGGGTGTGAGATTGATGATTTAAACAcatatccttctttgatttagTTCCTGCTTTGGTGGCAATTATTTTTGTCGTTTGTAATCTCGTATTTAAACATTTTTCAGGGGTCATCTGATCTCCCATTTTATTTCTGCTGGTATATCCATGCTATGACTCTGTATGAGTCAAACTGCTTGGCTATACCTGCCTGTGTGAAGCATTGTTTTTTTTAATACAATTTACAAGTGCATATTTGGAAATTAATCCAATGAAACATATCTTGACGTCGTTAATTTTATTCcaaatgtgtgtgtgtgtgtgtttttttttGCTTATAATCCTTACTATGGCTGCTGGTCATACTTCATCTACTTTACCTTTTTTCACCTTGGAAATCTAATATATGCCTCTTCTTTAGATTCACTGTGTCTGGGCAGCAGCAGAAGCGTATTCAGCACCTTCTATTGTGCTAACGTCTCATACACCTGGTGGTCTTCACGTGTTTGATGATTTTAGGGAGGCTTATGCATGGCTAAGCCACAATACAGATGTGGACGATAAAGTGAGTTGCAATAAATATATTCTGAATATGCTATCTAATAGCCATTGCTGCTTTACCATATGCTTATTGTACTGAAGAAatctttttaaaaatcattaaaTATGATATTATATTTCTGCAGTTCTAGATCTTTATTTTGTTCACTTAACCTACCTATTGATTACTTCTTTCAAACTAGAGCTAGTTGGGTAATTTAAGAAACAGAGAACCACCTGCTTTCTTTCAGGTTGCATCTTGGTGGGATTACGGTTATCAAACTACTGCTATGGCTAATCGAACTGTTATTGTTGATAATAACACCTGGAACAACACACATATTGCGACTGTTGGGACTGCCATGTCATCTCCTGAAAAGGCAGCTTGGGAAATTTTCAACTCTTTGGATGTAAAATATGTTCTTGTTGTCTTTGGAGGTTGGTTTCCAAGCTTTTTGTTCATCGATATGGCAGGACATCAAAGAAGATAAGAAATTTATAGGAGTATAGCTATAATAAATGTGACCTCACATTGCAGGACTTGTTGGCTATCCTAGTGATGATATAAATAAGTTCCTGTGGATGGTTCGTATAGGAGGAGGTGTTTTTCCCCATATCAAGGAACCTGACTATCTGGTACGGAAAGATCGTCCTGCATGATGTACTTGTTTATGTTCCTTTTAAATCATACAAGGGCTAAGGTTACATATACACAATACATACATTCATCTCATTATTCATCAATTACAAGCACAAACTTCAATCAGTCCTCTGAAGTCGTTAAAGTTCATTTATCATAATGATGAAATAGTCCAAAATGATTCAATAGTAGAATCAGATTTTTTGCTTAAAACATAGTAAGAGTTAACTATTTTGTTAAGGGTTATGTATGGCTAGTATTAACAGAGCCGTGCCTGTGCACAATCAGAAAAATGTCCCCAACAATAAAAAAACTGTAAGTatataaattaatcaaaaattgcatgtttaacataatgttaataaatttaaaattaaaaaagaaTATTACACATACATAAATAGTAAGATAAAATAattataactaaaattttaatCACGTAAAACGTAATTTATATGTAACcttatttaaatttatatatatacatttattaattaatttaatttttaaattaaagtttttcattaaatataatttttaataaattaataaccTCAAAGtgaaattattgaaaaatgatATAGTGTACAAGTTTTCTAAATGAAAACTAGTGTTCATCATTATATTTTACTATTGAAACTAGTAGTCTAAATTACTTATTAATTTTTTGCTAAATGTTTTTAAGTAATTTGAATCTTTAAGATTAATATAGTATATTTTAGTCTTGCTCAAAATAATGATTCATAATTATTTACATTTACTATTTTTCAACCTTTCTTCTATTTGTACATTTTTTTATTGGAAAAGAAAATTATACTTATTTTTTTTCAAACAAAGTACCTATACACATAGATCTAAAAAATGTGCCCCTCAAATTTGAGGGTCCTGTCCGTCAAACACCCTCAGGCATGCCCTGCCAGTATACTACTTAAGATACATCTAAAATGTTTTACagtaaaatcaatattttttgttttttgtttgaAAGAATCAAATATTGTAACCAAGTTTGAAGTGTTAATTTTTATGTGAAGGTCATGTATGGTTAGTATTTTATCGTAGAATAAAATTTTCTGCCTTGTGACTTGTGAGGCATCATTATGGTTAGTATTAGAATCATTTACGAGATTCTAGGTTTGACTATAAGACTTATTGTTCGCACACCTTTTATAATATTCTacttttgaattttatttaaatttttgaATATTGTTGTTTCTTGATTAAGGAAGAGAAAAGGATCCAGAAATCGAGGTAAGCAAAATAAAAAAAGGTATATGCAAATGTGGGATTTTTTCTGGAGCTAAAAATGTGCAAGGagtaaaattaaaataaatagttTTTTTGTAAAAAAAGGTTATGCAATTGCATGGGGTTATAAGCTTGTATATGCAACATGGCTATTTTTTCTAGGCAGCTTATTCACTTCGAGTTTCTTATAGTACATAAGTCTCAACTGATTCCGTTGTGGTCTAATTTTACATATAGACATGGAACAAGGTCTCAGAAGTCATATCTTCTTGAAAGTTGATCTTCTATGTCTGTAATGTGTGATAGAAATACATAATATTCTTCTCCGACCACAGATTCCGTTATAGTTTTTTGGTTCCATTTaacatataaatataatattatgtCAAGTAAATTGTACTTTGATAATCGATCAAGAAGGAATCATTTTTACATCAAATATTGTAAAGTTTTTTGTGTGCTATACTAATGACGACTATTGTTATATGAATTCTGAACTTAAAGGATCATAAGAAATAAATTATCTAGTGCAAATGCCACCGCTCTTTTGCGGTTCTTCCACTGCTTACAGCAAAAGTTTTTTCTTATCATGGGTTGTCTTGAATTTGAGGATATTTGGCCTAGTGGGATTTGGAAACGGGGGAAATAGGACGGAAAAAAGATCAAACTAATAATTTTATATAAGAATATCTTGTAGCTCTATATTATAATTTTACAAATATCTCACAACTAAACTCATGTTTTTGTTGTTTCTCGAAGAGAGATGGCCAGTACCGGATCGACTCCGAGGCGACTCCCACCATGTTAAATTGTCTCATGTACAAACTATCATATTATAGGTATAAAGATGCTATTATTAATGAAGTCGTTTGTTTGTATTTTGGGGTTTTGCTTATTTATATTTTCACATTCCCAATTAACTACCTTTTTTCTGTCATCTTTCTTTAGGTTTGTGGAGACAGATGGTGGTAAAGGGTTTGACAGAGTAAGGCGGACTGAAATCGGAAAGAAGTATTTCAAACTAACCCATTTCGAGGAGGTATGACAGAACAGTTTATGATAATTTTCTTATATTGATTTCGTGGTAAACAGTACAATGCTTTAGTTGTGGCTTGTTCAGGTACATACTAAGTAGGTATGTTTCTGACTTCCTGTGAAACTAGAATAAAACAATGTGGAACTAGAATAAAACAAGTTAAAGTGTATTAATTCCAGGTTTTAACAGGAGTTCTTACTAAGTGTTAAGTTA from Apium graveolens cultivar Ventura chromosome 5, ASM990537v1, whole genome shotgun sequence includes the following:
- the LOC141724600 gene encoding dolichyl-diphosphooligosaccharide--protein glycosyltransferase subunit STT3A-like gives rise to the protein MEDSSLRYAFGNVLCFFILLLIGLLAFSIRLFSVIKYESVIHEFDPYFNYRVTQFLTKNGIYDFWNWFDDRTWYPLGRVIGGTVYPGLTLTAGTLWWILNSLNIPLSVETVCVFTAPIFSAFAAWATYYLTKEVKGTGAGLAAAALLAMVPSYISRSVAGSYDNEAVAIFALIFTFYLYVKTLNTGSLFYATLNAIAYFYMVCSWGGYTFIINLIPMHALLCIVTGRYSSQLYIAYCPLVVLGTLLAALVPVVGFNAVLTSEHFASFLVFIIIHVVALAYYIKGILSPKMFKVAVTLVVSVGLVVCCAVVAVLVALVASSPTKGWSGRSLSLLDPTYASKYIPIIASVSEHQPPTWPSYFMDINVLAFLVPAGIVACFLPLSDASSFVILYIVTSVYFSGVMVRLMLVLAPAACIMSGIALSEAFTVFTRSIKFQFPGISQSHQIDAGDTSSEPSGDVIQNVVKTDKIDEPVKEWPSRRNKKKEKENVEKTSKPSIKSKIEKRLMVLPLETSIISLCLLVLLGAFYVIHCVWAAAEAYSAPSIVLTSHTPGGLHVFDDFREAYAWLSHNTDVDDKVASWWDYGYQTTAMANRTVIVDNNTWNNTHIATVGTAMSSPEKAAWEIFNSLDVKYVLVVFGGLVGYPSDDINKFLWMVRIGGGVFPHIKEPDYLRDGQYRIDSEATPTMLNCLMYKLSYYRFVETDGGKGFDRVRRTEIGKKYFKLTHFEEVFTTHHWMVRIYKLKSPRNRIRSKTKKSKSKSSSSTNLKRSGTRKKNPWH